The Acidiferrobacter thiooxydans region ACTCCCTGGGCGAGCCAATCAATCGAGGAAAGACATCACGATGGAGTCATCCCGAACCGCCCTGCGCCTCGCCCTGACGACCGCGATCACACTCGCCTCCGCAAGCGCGTTTGCCGCCACCCAGGCGCCCGCTGCCGCCACCGCGCATATGCCGCCGCCGGGGGCCACGGCCATGCCGCGCATCGGCCACACGACCCTGAAACACTTCGTGACCGCCATTCGTCATGTCTCGCAGATCCGCGCCGCCTACGCCAAAAAGTTGCAGGCGATGAAGGGGCAGCCGGGCGCGGCCCGCGGGATCCAGGTGCGCGCGCAGCAGTCCATGATCGCCGCCATCAAGGGGCAGCACCTCACTCTGCC contains the following coding sequences:
- a CDS encoding DUF4168 domain-containing protein; translation: MESSRTALRLALTTAITLASASAFAATQAPAAATAHMPPPGATAMPRIGHTTLKHFVTAIRHVSQIRAAYAKKLQAMKGQPGAARGIQVRAQQSMIAAIKGQHLTLPQYNNLVRQVDADPTLRARVLHMLRQ